In Paenibacillus sp. FSL R7-0345, a single window of DNA contains:
- a CDS encoding sensor histidine kinase, with protein MARKKFYLFPQRFGAFPYVWLLYLLMPAFNLQIEHGWKLLLGVCMLVLFAVTYQQLYWAGSGKAFHLWLGLQLLLIVVLSVFYTPYNFYLGFYAANFIGWYTDKKLFRPAYAVFALSILVPLLIAVQGMELENLVFLVPFLLIMLVFPFGIRSLSSNRLLERKLDQANEVIKEMVKREERMRIARDLHDTMGHTLSLITLKSQLVEKLAAKDPERAQAEAREIQRTSRAALRQVRELVSEMRAVSVAEELAEAGEMLRSAEIALDVEGDVSLEGVSDLSQNILSLCIKEAVTNIVKHSGADRCRISVELPAGKVQITVEDNGGGLGRAGGGHRAGNGLKGMAERLSLIEGSVTLNAGDSGGAVLTVVIPRIVKEGVTA; from the coding sequence ATGGCACGAAAAAAGTTTTATTTGTTCCCGCAAAGGTTCGGGGCATTTCCTTATGTATGGCTGCTGTATCTGCTGATGCCGGCTTTCAATCTGCAGATCGAGCACGGGTGGAAGCTGCTGCTGGGCGTCTGTATGCTGGTACTGTTCGCCGTGACATATCAACAGCTGTATTGGGCAGGCAGCGGGAAAGCTTTTCATCTGTGGCTCGGGCTGCAGCTGCTGCTGATTGTCGTGCTGAGTGTATTTTATACACCTTATAATTTTTACCTTGGTTTTTATGCTGCTAATTTTATCGGCTGGTACACTGACAAAAAACTGTTCAGGCCCGCTTACGCCGTATTTGCCCTGTCCATACTGGTACCGCTGCTGATAGCTGTACAGGGAATGGAACTGGAGAATCTGGTATTCCTGGTGCCTTTTCTGCTGATTATGCTGGTGTTTCCCTTTGGGATCCGCTCCCTGAGCAGCAACCGGTTGCTGGAGCGTAAGCTGGACCAGGCCAATGAAGTAATTAAGGAAATGGTCAAACGCGAGGAACGGATGCGGATCGCCCGTGACCTGCATGACACGATGGGCCATACGCTATCGCTGATCACTTTGAAAAGCCAGCTTGTCGAAAAGCTGGCCGCTAAAGACCCTGAGCGCGCCCAGGCGGAAGCCCGCGAGATTCAGCGCACTTCCCGCGCCGCACTGCGGCAGGTGCGGGAGCTGGTATCGGAGATGCGCGCCGTTTCAGTGGCTGAGGAGCTGGCCGAAGCAGGAGAGATGCTGCGGTCCGCTGAGATTGCCCTGGATGTGGAAGGCGATGTATCCCTGGAAGGAGTTTCTGACCTGTCGCAGAATATCCTGAGCCTCTGTATTAAAGAGGCGGTAACCAACATCGTGAAGCACAGCGGAGCCGACCGGTGCAGAATCTCAGTTGAGCTGCCGGCAGGCAAAGTGCAGATTACAGTTGAAGATAACGGGGGAGGCCTGGGACGGGCTGGCGGGGGACACCGCGCGGGCAACGGGCTGAAGGGGATGGCTGAGCGCCTGTCGCTGATTGAAGGCAGTGTGACGCTTAATGCCGGTGATTCCGGAGGAGCAGTCCTGACCGTCGTTATCCCGAGAATTGTGAAGGAAGGAGTGACTGCATGA
- a CDS encoding response regulator transcription factor: MKISVVIAEDQRLLRGAMASLLDMEDDIEVAGEAGDGAEALALIERVQPDICLLDIEMPLMSGLEVAENLRERMAPTKIIILTTFARPGYFERGVKAGIQGYLLKDEPVDKLADAIRRVMQGHREVSPELVFGSLREENPLSEREREILKLAGAGRSAGDIAGELHLSYGTVRNYISEILSKLEVKSRIEAVRLAEEKGWI, from the coding sequence ATGAAGATAAGCGTTGTTATTGCTGAGGATCAGCGTCTGTTGCGCGGAGCGATGGCTTCGCTGCTGGATATGGAGGATGATATCGAAGTCGCGGGAGAGGCCGGAGACGGTGCGGAGGCACTGGCATTGATTGAACGCGTCCAGCCTGATATCTGCCTGCTGGACATTGAAATGCCGCTGATGAGCGGACTGGAGGTTGCAGAAAATCTCAGAGAACGGATGGCTCCGACAAAAATCATTATCCTGACCACCTTCGCCCGCCCCGGTTATTTCGAGCGCGGCGTGAAGGCCGGAATTCAGGGATATCTGCTGAAGGATGAGCCGGTAGACAAGCTGGCTGACGCCATCCGCCGGGTAATGCAGGGCCATCGTGAGGTCTCGCCCGAGCTGGTCTTCGGCAGCCTGCGAGAGGAGAATCCGCTATCGGAGCGAGAGCGTGAAATTCTGAAGCTTGCCGGTGCGGGCCGGTCGGCCGGTGATATTGCCGGTGAACTGCACTTGTCTTACGGCACCGTGCGTAATTATATCTCGGAAATCCTCAGCAAGCTGGAGGTCAAAAGCCGGATCGAGGCGGTACGGCTGGCCGAGGAGAAGGGCTGGATCTAG
- a CDS encoding ABC transporter ATP-binding protein: protein MYHQTDNNTGTANRLAAQTQPPALEVSGISKTFGRGRKETRVLNDVSLTVRQQEFVSILGPSGCGKSTLFHIIGGLEAPDTGTVSMNGRIVTGQRGEISYMPQQPALFPWRSIEDNVLLAGELKGEPQAAARENARRWLGRVGLGGFEQAYPHMLSGGMQQRAAFLRALLAPQELMLLDEPFSALDALTRSDMQRWLLELWEENRRSVLFITHNIEEALLLSSRIYVFSGRPGSILHTVDVPFPRPRREEITDTPEFLQLKRQLSQWMREEQAKNRI, encoded by the coding sequence ATGTATCACCAGACAGACAACAACACGGGCACCGCAAACCGCCTGGCTGCCCAGACCCAGCCGCCCGCGCTTGAGGTCAGCGGCATCTCCAAGACGTTCGGCCGCGGCCGCAAGGAGACCCGCGTGCTGAATGACGTGTCCCTGACCGTCCGGCAGCAGGAGTTCGTCTCCATCCTCGGCCCGTCGGGCTGCGGCAAAAGCACCCTGTTCCATATCATCGGCGGCCTTGAGGCGCCGGATACCGGAACAGTCAGCATGAACGGCCGCATTGTTACCGGGCAGCGCGGCGAGATCAGCTACATGCCGCAGCAGCCTGCGCTGTTCCCTTGGCGCAGCATAGAGGACAACGTCCTGCTCGCGGGTGAGCTGAAGGGCGAGCCGCAGGCAGCCGCGCGGGAGAACGCCCGCCGCTGGCTCGGCCGCGTCGGGCTCGGCGGCTTCGAGCAGGCTTACCCGCACATGCTGTCCGGCGGCATGCAGCAGCGGGCCGCCTTCCTGCGCGCCCTGCTCGCTCCGCAGGAGCTGATGCTGCTTGACGAGCCGTTCAGCGCGCTCGATGCGCTGACGCGCAGCGACATGCAGCGCTGGCTGCTGGAGCTGTGGGAGGAGAACCGCCGTTCCGTGCTGTTCATCACCCACAATATTGAAGAAGCGCTGCTGCTCTCCAGCCGGATCTATGTTTTCTCCGGCCGGCCCGGCTCGATTCTTCATACCGTTGACGTCCCGTTCCCGCGGCCGCGCCGCGAGGAAATCACCGATACGCCTGAATTTCTGCAGCTCAAACGCCAGCTCTCCCAGTGGATGCGGGAGGAGCAGGCAAAGAACAGGATATAG
- a CDS encoding ABC transporter permease, giving the protein MRPYFRQIWPPLVAVVLFLGIWQLAVSAFGIEAWILPGPGAIARSSADNAASIWSHTAATLRLTLIGFPIGTGVGLIVALLLHLLPWLKRALYPLLILSQNVPSIALAPLLVIWFGFGLLPKIVLITLVCFFPVAVAAMGGLAQSDRMMMNYMKMAGASKWQIFTKLELPGSLPSLFSGVKISATYAVMGAVVAEWIGADKGLGYYMLLQKSAYRTDNVFVAIAIIVLLSLVLFAIIALAERWLVRWKPRKAE; this is encoded by the coding sequence TTGAGACCGTACTTCAGGCAAATCTGGCCGCCCTTAGTGGCGGTCGTCTTGTTTTTAGGGATCTGGCAGCTGGCCGTATCCGCATTCGGCATTGAAGCGTGGATTCTTCCGGGACCCGGGGCGATTGCCCGGTCTTCAGCAGATAACGCCGCCAGCATCTGGTCGCATACCGCTGCTACGCTGCGCCTTACACTGATCGGCTTCCCGATCGGCACAGGCGTCGGGCTGATCGTGGCCCTGCTGCTGCATCTGCTGCCCTGGCTGAAGCGTGCGCTGTACCCGCTGCTGATTCTCAGCCAGAATGTGCCGTCCATCGCACTCGCACCGCTGCTGGTCATCTGGTTCGGCTTCGGGCTGCTGCCGAAGATTGTGCTGATTACGCTCGTCTGCTTCTTTCCGGTCGCAGTCGCTGCTATGGGCGGCCTTGCGCAGAGCGACCGGATGATGATGAACTATATGAAGATGGCCGGTGCAAGCAAGTGGCAGATCTTTACCAAGCTGGAGCTGCCCGGCTCATTACCCTCCCTGTTCTCCGGCGTCAAAATCTCCGCCACTTACGCTGTAATGGGCGCCGTCGTCGCCGAATGGATCGGCGCGGACAAAGGGCTCGGCTATTACATGCTGCTGCAGAAATCGGCTTACCGCACGGATAACGTGTTTGTCGCCATTGCCATTATTGTGTTACTAAGCCTTGTACTGTTCGCCATCATCGCCCTGGCAGAAAGATGGCTGGTTCGCTGGAAGCCGCGGAAAGCGGAATAA
- a CDS encoding thiamine-binding protein, with the protein MANTLLSIQVIPKTPNGEDSIPYVDKAIEVIQQSGVKHQVNPLETTMEGEITELLEVVRQMHEALVAAGSPSVISQIKIAHNPNGISMDKLTEKYR; encoded by the coding sequence GTGGCAAACACACTGTTAAGCATTCAGGTAATCCCTAAAACACCAAACGGTGAGGATTCCATTCCTTATGTAGACAAAGCGATTGAAGTGATCCAGCAATCCGGCGTGAAACATCAGGTGAATCCGCTGGAAACAACAATGGAAGGCGAAATTACCGAGCTGCTGGAGGTTGTCCGCCAGATGCATGAGGCGCTGGTTGCAGCCGGCAGCCCAAGCGTCATCTCCCAGATCAAAATCGCCCATAATCCGAACGGCATCAGCATGGACAAGCTGACGGAGAAATACCGTTGA
- a CDS encoding ABC transporter substrate-binding protein has product MGVKKNLMLSLTCVLALAIAGCGSNNGTNAGNGGNAAASPEASAGAAANAPAALTKIKVALDWTPNTNHTGLYAAKELGYYEEEGLDVEIVQPGAAGADTMVTSGEAAFGISAQEALTLARLQDVPLVSIAAIIQHNTSGFAAPKDRNITSPKDFEGKTYGGWGSPAEEAAMKAIMDPEGGDVKKVKLVNIGEADYFTAVKRDIDFAWIFYAWTGIEAELRGEPLDMLYLKDYAPQLDYYTPVLTTSEKQIAEQPELVKAFLKATSKGYQYAIDQPEEAAAILSKAVPELDPELVLASQKWLSPKYTDDAARWGEQKAEVWQNYADWMYGLKLLDQPLDVDSTFTNEFLPAE; this is encoded by the coding sequence ATGGGAGTCAAAAAAAACTTAATGCTCAGCCTGACCTGTGTACTGGCCCTGGCCATTGCCGGCTGCGGCAGCAACAACGGAACGAATGCAGGTAATGGAGGGAACGCAGCTGCTTCTCCGGAAGCATCCGCTGGAGCAGCCGCAAATGCCCCAGCGGCACTGACCAAGATCAAGGTCGCGCTCGACTGGACGCCAAACACGAACCATACCGGTCTGTACGCGGCCAAGGAACTGGGGTATTACGAGGAAGAAGGCCTTGACGTCGAGATTGTCCAGCCGGGTGCGGCCGGGGCTGATACGATGGTGACCTCAGGCGAAGCCGCTTTCGGTATCAGTGCCCAGGAAGCGCTGACGCTGGCCCGTCTGCAGGATGTGCCGCTGGTATCCATTGCTGCCATCATTCAGCATAATACTTCAGGATTTGCAGCACCGAAGGACCGTAACATCACATCACCCAAGGATTTTGAAGGCAAAACCTACGGAGGCTGGGGATCACCGGCTGAAGAAGCGGCGATGAAAGCGATCATGGACCCGGAAGGCGGCGATGTGAAGAAGGTCAAGCTGGTGAATATCGGTGAAGCCGACTATTTCACTGCCGTAAAGCGCGACATTGATTTCGCCTGGATCTTCTATGCCTGGACCGGTATTGAGGCCGAGCTGCGCGGCGAGCCGCTGGATATGCTGTACCTCAAGGACTACGCGCCGCAGCTTGATTACTACACTCCGGTTCTTACAACCAGTGAAAAACAAATCGCTGAACAGCCTGAGCTGGTAAAAGCGTTCCTGAAAGCTACGTCAAAAGGCTACCAGTACGCCATCGACCAGCCTGAGGAAGCAGCCGCCATCCTGAGCAAGGCAGTACCTGAGCTTGATCCTGAGCTTGTCCTGGCCAGCCAGAAATGGCTGAGCCCGAAATATACGGACGATGCCGCCCGCTGGGGCGAGCAGAAGGCTGAAGTCTGGCAGAATTACGCCGACTGGATGTACGGCCTGAAGCTGTTGGATCAGCCGCTGGATGTGGACAGCACGTTTACCAACGAGTTTTTGCCGGCGGAGTAA
- a CDS encoding pyridoxamine 5'-phosphate oxidase family protein: MNNNELEQTIIKTLDDNKFGSFGTIEAGNKPKVRYMAVFHDGLNIYLATNRKTHKVEELQDNPNAFLLLGYEQGGGKDVLEIEARASVTKDDSLRSKVWNKSLEEWFKGPDDPDYVILELTPTRIEYMGKNKEHGVWQSGVTSSK; this comes from the coding sequence ATGAATAATAATGAGCTGGAGCAGACGATCATCAAGACACTAGATGACAACAAATTCGGGTCCTTCGGCACGATCGAAGCCGGCAACAAACCTAAGGTGCGTTACATGGCGGTATTTCATGACGGACTGAATATTTACCTGGCTACTAATCGCAAAACGCATAAGGTAGAGGAGCTGCAGGATAATCCGAATGCTTTTCTGCTGCTTGGATATGAACAGGGCGGCGGCAAGGATGTATTGGAGATTGAAGCCAGAGCCTCCGTTACCAAGGACGACAGCCTGCGTTCCAAGGTCTGGAACAAATCGCTGGAGGAGTGGTTCAAGGGACCGGATGATCCGGATTATGTCATTCTGGAGCTTACACCTACACGGATTGAATATATGGGTAAAAATAAAGAGCACGGCGTCTGGCAGTCCGGAGTTACTTCAAGTAAATAA
- a CDS encoding EAL domain-containing protein, producing MNCRDCSAIEPVEDEGEIRFRPCTFVLASAIRAAGVEFTSVKNTGKISYTSREALFELLKLLEILQRQTDNQLKLCISGKSCSVTAERWVSLEQLEIRFANDNLISIISNHDFTSHMQPIVNFAEEIVGFELLLRPLPEGIAFQPYELFEIARQTGFHAFLDRAARISAIETSARLLPRGIKRFVNFLPSSIYNPNFCLTHTFEAIERLDQDPEDFVFEVVETEKISNMEHLQAIFTEYRRQGMRVALDDVGAGYSTVEVMSSLKPDYVKIDRNLISYCDQDDRNQKIIKDIINRAGSFGASVLAEGIERREEFQYCQEIGIELAQGYLFGKPEDKPPARFGFSA from the coding sequence ATGAACTGTAGGGACTGCTCTGCGATAGAGCCGGTGGAGGATGAAGGGGAAATAAGGTTCCGGCCGTGTACCTTTGTGCTTGCCTCCGCCATAAGAGCTGCAGGCGTGGAGTTCACAAGCGTAAAGAATACAGGAAAGATTTCGTACACTTCCAGGGAAGCGCTGTTTGAGCTGCTGAAGCTGCTGGAAATTCTGCAGAGGCAGACGGATAATCAGCTAAAGCTGTGCATCAGCGGTAAGTCATGCAGCGTGACGGCAGAGCGGTGGGTCTCTTTGGAGCAGCTGGAAATAAGATTCGCCAATGACAATCTGATTTCTATCATTTCCAATCATGACTTTACCAGCCACATGCAGCCTATTGTCAATTTTGCCGAAGAGATCGTTGGCTTTGAGCTTCTGCTGCGGCCATTGCCTGAGGGTATTGCTTTTCAGCCTTATGAGCTGTTTGAAATTGCCCGGCAGACCGGGTTTCACGCTTTTCTGGACCGTGCCGCACGGATTTCAGCCATTGAAACGAGTGCAAGGCTGCTGCCCAGGGGCATCAAGCGGTTTGTTAATTTTTTGCCGTCCTCCATTTATAATCCTAATTTTTGCCTTACCCACACCTTTGAGGCCATCGAACGACTGGATCAGGACCCGGAGGATTTTGTATTCGAAGTGGTGGAGACCGAGAAAATCAGCAACATGGAGCATCTGCAGGCGATCTTTACCGAGTACCGGAGACAGGGGATGCGGGTCGCGCTGGATGATGTCGGCGCCGGTTATTCAACCGTGGAGGTTATGTCCAGTCTCAAACCGGATTATGTGAAAATCGACCGGAATCTGATCAGCTATTGCGATCAGGACGACCGCAATCAGAAGATCATTAAGGATATTATTAACCGGGCCGGGTCTTTCGGAGCCAGTGTGCTGGCTGAAGGTATCGAGCGGCGGGAAGAGTTCCAGTACTGCCAGGAGATCGGCATCGAGCTTGCCCAGGGCTATCTTTTCGGCAAACCGGAGGACAAGCCGCCGGCGCGTTTCGGATTTAGCGCATAA
- a CDS encoding response regulator transcription factor, whose amino-acid sequence MSITLLYVEDDREIGSAVSADLRERKYAVRWLESGEGAAEAAVGCQLAILDVMLPGLDGFTVGQRLKRAFPNLPVLMLSARTSIDDKLQGLEFADDYLTKPFHPDELAARIEVLLRRTGTADPAPLTLKHLVVYEGNNVIQEAATGREILLTGKQFQIFTYLLRHLGQILTKEQIYEAVWGEAYIEGDKTLMVHIRYLREKLELDPASPEIIETVRGIGYRVRA is encoded by the coding sequence ATGAGTATTACATTGCTGTATGTGGAAGATGACCGGGAGATCGGCAGCGCTGTTTCTGCAGATCTGCGGGAAAGAAAGTATGCAGTCCGCTGGCTGGAGAGCGGCGAGGGGGCTGCGGAGGCTGCAGTTGGCTGCCAGCTGGCGATTCTGGATGTTATGCTGCCCGGACTTGACGGCTTTACAGTCGGACAGCGGCTAAAGCGGGCCTTTCCGAATCTCCCGGTTCTGATGTTATCTGCCCGTACCTCTATAGATGACAAGCTGCAGGGACTGGAGTTCGCAGATGACTATTTGACCAAGCCATTCCATCCCGATGAGCTGGCCGCCAGAATCGAAGTTCTGCTGAGACGTACCGGTACGGCCGATCCTGCTCCGCTTACCCTGAAACATCTTGTTGTGTATGAGGGAAACAATGTGATTCAGGAGGCGGCAACCGGCCGCGAGATCCTGCTCACCGGCAAGCAATTTCAGATTTTCACCTATCTGCTGCGCCATCTCGGGCAGATCCTGACCAAGGAGCAGATTTATGAGGCGGTCTGGGGCGAGGCCTATATCGAAGGGGATAAGACACTGATGGTACATATCCGCTATTTGCGCGAAAAGCTGGAGCTTGATCCGGCTTCCCCGGAGATTATTGAGACGGTCCGGGGAATCGGCTACCGGGTAAGGGCATGA
- a CDS encoding HAMP domain-containing sensor histidine kinase: MSRRRSPFGRQQSLLSRYLLIIVAALLFIPVGIPLTFAGYSLFNLQTVEKPPEEYKLYSNIGALEEQWHQEALELSGQTPAAVDRRLEELSGSYPMASIFWVDGQGRTRMIHTPEDPQLQEQLGIDRIPPQWSAPEAIAFMKEAARQDPLAIVAFVGDRADAGEGFLVMQIPEKITEAYRFQSLGSWYIFMLLAFFALFVAVSWLFFTGIRKRLLRLQTAMSFPGGEGLPEPIAPGKGDEIGRLEEAFNRMVAELSVSRRREAEEEGLRKRLVADLSHDLRTPLTVIRSHLHVLGKEGLSRRGQESIQLMDERIESLSGLIDNLLSYNLLSSGRVTLNPERKDVLRIVRESAAAWYPLWEKEGFEVDISLEGEPLYWIVDESWFRRILDNLFQNIVRHARSGRYVGIDIVVREEGQAIVISDRGRGMDSSPGSAGAGLGLSIVDLLLKRMELVSETDSSAQGTTVTILQLPERNLNKI; this comes from the coding sequence ATGAGCAGGCGGAGGAGCCCGTTTGGACGCCAGCAATCCCTGCTGTCCCGCTATCTGCTGATCATTGTTGCAGCGCTGCTGTTTATCCCGGTCGGGATTCCGCTGACTTTTGCAGGCTATAGCCTGTTTAATCTCCAGACTGTTGAAAAACCGCCGGAAGAATACAAATTGTACTCCAATATCGGGGCCCTGGAAGAGCAGTGGCATCAGGAGGCGCTGGAGCTGTCCGGGCAGACGCCTGCAGCGGTTGACCGACGGCTGGAGGAACTAAGCGGCAGCTATCCGATGGCTTCCATATTCTGGGTGGACGGACAAGGGCGGACCCGAATGATTCATACGCCGGAGGACCCGCAGCTGCAGGAGCAGCTGGGTATAGACCGAATACCTCCGCAGTGGAGTGCGCCGGAAGCCATTGCCTTTATGAAGGAAGCGGCCAGGCAGGACCCGCTGGCCATTGTCGCGTTCGTAGGCGACCGTGCAGATGCCGGAGAGGGCTTTCTGGTTATGCAGATTCCCGAGAAGATTACCGAGGCCTACCGCTTTCAGAGCCTGGGCTCCTGGTATATTTTCATGCTGCTAGCCTTTTTTGCCTTGTTTGTGGCGGTGTCCTGGCTGTTCTTTACCGGAATCCGCAAGCGCCTGCTGCGGCTTCAGACGGCGATGAGCTTTCCGGGAGGCGAGGGACTTCCAGAACCGATCGCGCCCGGTAAAGGAGACGAAATCGGCCGGCTGGAGGAGGCCTTCAACCGTATGGTTGCAGAGCTGTCTGTGAGCCGCCGGCGGGAGGCAGAAGAGGAAGGGCTGCGCAAGCGGCTGGTCGCCGACCTGTCGCATGATCTGCGGACCCCGCTGACAGTAATACGCAGCCACCTCCATGTTCTGGGCAAGGAAGGGTTATCCCGGCGCGGCCAGGAGTCCATTCAACTAATGGACGAGCGGATCGAAAGCCTCAGCGGGCTGATTGATAATCTGCTATCCTACAACCTGCTCAGCAGCGGCCGGGTGACCCTGAACCCTGAGCGCAAGGATGTGTTGCGTATCGTACGGGAAAGTGCAGCTGCCTGGTACCCTCTTTGGGAAAAGGAAGGGTTCGAGGTGGATATCAGCCTGGAGGGGGAGCCCTTATACTGGATTGTCGATGAGAGCTGGTTCCGGCGGATTCTCGATAATCTTTTTCAAAATATTGTCCGCCACGCGCGCAGCGGAAGGTATGTCGGCATAGACATTGTGGTGCGTGAAGAAGGGCAGGCTATTGTCATCTCTGACCGGGGCCGGGGCATGGACAGTTCACCCGGGTCAGCGGGTGCCGGGCTTGGCCTGTCGATTGTTGATCTGCTGCTGAAACGGATGGAGCTGGTATCGGAGACAGACAGCTCTGCGCAGGGGACAACGGTTACAATCCTTCAGCTGCCGGAACGAAATTTAAACAAAATTTAA
- a CDS encoding ABC transporter ATP-binding protein, producing MKSTVIKTSGLRKVYRGRAAVEHLELNIGRGQIYGFLGPNGAGKTTTIRMLLGLIKPTSGEIEIFGRELKKHRLQILRRVGSLVESPSYYGHLNAVDNLEAIRRILDVPKSRIAEVLDIVSLTGEEKRPVKGFSLGMKQRLGIAAALLGSPELLILDEPTNGLDPSGIQEIRSLIKRLPAEHGITVLVSSHLLSEIEQMADTVGIIRQGKMVYQDTIAHLQEQAAGDLRLAVSEPEAALELAKRRGCGGSLQESRIVLPRMSDARVALLIKELVENGHAVYRVEERRQSLEQFFLQVVEGGAS from the coding sequence ATGAAATCAACTGTAATCAAAACGAGCGGATTAAGAAAAGTATATCGTGGCCGGGCTGCGGTGGAGCATCTGGAGCTGAATATCGGACGGGGGCAAATCTACGGCTTCCTCGGACCCAACGGCGCCGGCAAAACGACGACCATCCGCATGCTGCTTGGGCTGATCAAGCCTACTTCCGGAGAGATCGAAATCTTCGGCCGGGAGCTGAAGAAACACCGGCTGCAGATTCTGCGCAGGGTAGGCTCGCTCGTGGAGTCGCCGTCTTATTACGGGCATCTGAATGCAGTAGACAATCTGGAGGCAATCCGCCGGATTCTGGATGTTCCCAAGTCCCGGATTGCCGAGGTGCTCGATATTGTCTCCCTGACCGGTGAAGAGAAGCGGCCGGTTAAAGGCTTTTCGCTGGGGATGAAGCAGCGTCTGGGAATTGCCGCCGCCCTGCTGGGCAGTCCGGAGCTGCTGATTCTCGATGAGCCGACCAACGGGCTTGACCCGTCCGGCATTCAGGAGATCCGGTCGCTGATCAAGCGGCTCCCTGCGGAGCACGGGATTACAGTGCTCGTCTCCAGCCATCTGCTTAGCGAAATTGAGCAAATGGCCGATACCGTAGGTATTATCCGCCAGGGCAAGATGGTGTATCAGGATACGATTGCCCATCTGCAGGAACAGGCCGCCGGTGATCTGCGGCTGGCGGTATCCGAGCCGGAGGCTGCACTTGAGCTGGCGAAGCGGCGGGGCTGCGGCGGTTCGCTGCAGGAGAGCCGGATTGTTCTGCCGCGGATGAGCGATGCCCGTGTAGCGCTGCTGATCAAGGAGCTGGTGGAGAACGGGCACGCGGTCTACCGGGTGGAGGAACGGCGGCAGTCCCTGGAGCAGTTCTTCCTGCAGGTCGTTGAGGGGGGAGCCTCATGA
- a CDS encoding ABC transporter permease has product MMWRALSADWLKIRGKGLWFLVFLGPLGLTAMQGLNFGIRYDYLKGQYQTDLWGGLLSNVAGFVPIALYLGGTLICSLIANVEHQMSSWKQLLALPVSRVSVFMAKLLLCLLLLACSCLLLSAGTLGLGLLLGFGSQPVPFADILRLGLASYAGALPVIALQLWLSLSSRNQTFPVAAGITLSLLSIFSMYLSEWMPLTWPALAWEAESPWLFITAGLLLGLLVILPGALHFARKDVD; this is encoded by the coding sequence ATGATGTGGCGGGCGCTGTCGGCGGACTGGCTCAAAATACGCGGCAAGGGCCTGTGGTTTCTTGTCTTTCTTGGACCGCTTGGCCTCACTGCGATGCAGGGGCTGAATTTTGGCATCCGTTATGATTATTTAAAAGGGCAATATCAGACGGATCTATGGGGCGGACTGCTCAGTAATGTAGCCGGCTTCGTGCCGATCGCCCTGTATCTGGGCGGTACGCTGATCTGCTCCCTGATTGCGAATGTCGAGCATCAGATGAGCTCGTGGAAGCAGCTGCTGGCGCTTCCGGTTTCACGCGTCTCCGTCTTTATGGCCAAGCTGCTGCTCTGCCTGCTGCTGCTGGCCTGCTCCTGTCTGCTGCTGTCTGCAGGGACACTCGGCCTGGGGCTGCTCCTTGGCTTCGGCTCCCAGCCGGTACCTTTTGCCGATATCCTGCGGCTTGGGCTGGCTTCTTACGCCGGTGCGCTGCCGGTCATTGCACTGCAGCTGTGGCTCTCCCTCTCCAGCCGCAATCAGACCTTTCCGGTAGCTGCCGGCATTACGCTGTCGCTGCTCAGTATCTTCTCCATGTACCTGTCCGAATGGATGCCGCTGACCTGGCCGGCCCTTGCCTGGGAGGCAGAGTCACCGTGGCTGTTCATCACAGCCGGCCTGCTGCTTGGCCTGCTGGTGATTCTGCCGGGAGCGCTGCATTTCGCGCGAAAGGATGTGGATTAA